Sequence from the Salvelinus alpinus chromosome 27, SLU_Salpinus.1, whole genome shotgun sequence genome:
GGAAAGTGGGGGATAGCGTGTATCAGAGGGGGAGGAAAGTGGGGGATAACGTGTATCAGAGGGGGAGGAAAGTGGGGGATAGCGTGTATCAGAGGTGACTCACTGATTATCTGTCAGTTCTGTGGCGTTGAACTCCTGCATGTTATTACGTGTAGCCtaacggttaagagcgttgggccagtaaccaaaaggttgctggttcgaatccctaagCCAACTAGGTGAACAATCTGTCCATAAGCAAGGCACTTAAGTGACTAACATGTAAGTCTCTCATAAGAGCGTCTGCCAAGTGACTaacatgtaagtctctctggataagagcgtctgctaagtgACTAACATGTAAATGTTATTGGAACATGTCTAGACTACTTACTGAGATGCAGAGTGACCAtgaactatctgcattgtgtgccccccccaatccctcttttacgctactgcgtAAAagtttaactatacattcatgtacatactatctcaattgggccgaccaaccagtgctccaggacacattggctaaccgggctatctgcattgtgtcccaccacccaccaacccctcttttacactactgctactctctgtttatcatatatgcatagtcactttaaccatatctacatgtacatactacctcaatcagcccgactaaccgtgGGAGGTAGTGTTAGGCCTATAGGAGGAGGCTACCTCCTATGGGCTACCTCCTACAGGCCTAACACTACCTCCTATGTAGGCCTATTGATTCTGATGCAGCCCAGTGGTGAATTAAACTGGATTTGTATCTTTCTCCCttaaacatttattttcaggGTAATAATGTGCTGGCTGGAAGGACTCCTTCAGGTGAGTaggcctttctctctccttctctgttcaGGTTGTTAGGGTTTAGCGTTAAAAGgacctctttttttttttgtgcacACCGTAACAAAATGTTTCACAaactaaaaaaactaaaaaaacaagctTTCCTCTTTAAACAAGTCCTTTTCAGTCCTTTTTTTGTTCTGTTTTGTGCATGATTAACACGGCCCACCCAGGACTAATGTAAGAAAAACGGGCCTTTTATTCTGGTTTATAAATCTAAGAAAAACATGCTCTGTATGTATGATGACTGTCATGTCCATTAAGTATCAAAGAGCACTGGAAGGACCTGTAAGTAGATAATATATCCCCATCATCATGGAGCTGTTAATGTAGCTATACACCCAGTGTTCTCAAGAATAGACTGACTCAACAGTGGTAATCACTCtgttgatgataataataatatccTCAATTCCccgctctccctcttcctctctttctcgctgtcttcctctctcactcttttctcttccgctctctctctcccactcttattttttctctttctctctctctccttttatctCGTTGAAGGCCTCTCCACTGGCAACAGGGTTGTCTACGGGAACAGTCAGTTGTAAGTGTCCTCTCTTGGTCCTGAGTTTTATCTCAGTATGTTTGGCCTCGGGCTGATGAACAAATCTGGAGTCATCTGAAGGTTTCACatgcgttttttgttgttgtttgatacAGAAAATGTTTGTTTCAATAATTATGTTTGAGAGTCTTTTAATGGGCGTTGCGCTGATTTTAAACCCCTTGTTTTACAAGAGGCTACTTTATAGGCTAGTTTATAGGCTGCTACATAATAAACATGTTTTCTTCTTCTGTGTTTTAGATGTGAGTCTCCGTCCTCAATTGTTGTCTTCTACATTAGATCCTTCAAGACGTCTGCAGCACGTAGTATGTATTCAAACATCTCTCTCGTCTTTCTCTGTGTATTAAACTAGTTACTGTTTTAAATCAAATCTGCCTGACatcttagtttttttttttttttttaaacaggggATGAAGTTGTCACCGTCAACACCCCTCCGTTCTCTGAGTCGATCACAGAAGGGGACATCAGGTGGGAGAAAGGTAGTCTCGGGGAAAATCCACTCGGCTCATGTGTACTGTCTTGTTGCCATCTAGGTTTTGTGCAGGACAGTAATACCTTCCTTTGGTCTTTTCCAGCTGTTGGAGATTCAGTGAAAGAGGATGAGGTGGTGTGTGAGATCGAGACTGACAAGGTCCTGTAAACACTAAGTCACATTTATATATAGGATATATACACAATATAGCCTTTAACTGTTTAAAACATTTCCCggttggattttctcctaccatatccattgtgttatatcatcctacattaatttaacatttctacaaacttcaaagtgttttctttccaatggtaccaattatatgcatatcctggcttcagggcctgagtaacaggcagtttacgttgggcacgtcattcagacaggaagtggagaaaaaaatgGGGCCTAGCCTTATGATGTCATTGATGATCAGATATTTAGAAAAGTCAAGCTATTAAATACTGTAGTGTGTTTCTAATTTGACTAACTGTGTGTACGGTTTGATAACAACAATGCGTTTTGTCTCAGACCTCATTGCAGGTGCCGTCTCCGGCGGCCGGTGTGGTCACGGAGCTCCTGGTGccagatggagggagggtagaggccGGGAATCCCCTCTTCAAGCTCAAAAAAGGAGGTAGGCAGCAGCtgctctgtgctagtgatggctgtttaacagtctgatggccttgtagAATCTAAAAAATTAGCTACACTGTTTTTACTGCTGGTtaactgatgtggaatagagttccatgtagtcatggctctatgtagtactgtgctcctcccatagtctgttctggacttggggactgtgaagagacctctggtggcaggTCTTGtgggggtatgcatgggtgtctgagctgtgtgccagtagttcaaacagacacctCGGTACATTCAgtttgtcaacacttcttacaaaaacaagtagtaatgaagtcaatctctcctccactttcagccaggagagattgacatgcatattattaatattagctctctgtgtacatccaagggccagccgtgctgccctgttctgagccaattgcaatttcccTAAGTTCCCTCTTTGtgtcacctgaccacacgactgaacagtagtccaggtgcaacaaaactagggcctgtaggacctgccttgttgatagtgctgttaaggcagagcatcgctttattacagacagacttctccccatcttagctactgttgtatcaatatgttttgaccatgaccgtttacaatctagagttactccaagcagtttagtcatctcaacttgctcaatttccacattatttagtacaagatttagttgaggtttaggatttagtgaatgatttgtcccaaacacaCAATGCTTCTagtttttggaaatatttaggactttaacttattccttgccacccactctgagaCTAACTGCATCTTTAAGTgatgcagtcatttcagtcgctgcagTAGCTGACGTTATGTAGTGATGCAGTCATTTTAGTCGCTGCAGTAGCTGACGTTGTGTAGTgatgcagtcatttcagtcgctgagGTAGCTGACGTTATGTAGTGATGCAGTCATTTCAGTAGCTGACGTTGTGTAGTGATGCAGTCATTGAGACAAGTGGATCCATCTCCAACCACTCCGCTGTCTCGATCAATGAGGGAAGATTTGAACTAGACTAAAAATggcaaaacatgtatttattttaattaattCAAACGCACCACCTGCAAATGGGACACAGAGATTTTAGTAGATACATGTTTGTCCAGAATTCGAGAACAAAGATAGGCAAACCTGGAACGGCCAGTATAATGGATACCAACAATCTCTGGTTCTGTCACGTTATCTGGTGTAGCAATCTGTAGCTAGATCTGAATGTCTCTTCTTCTCTGGTCAGCAGCAGCAGCCAAAGCCGCCCCAGCAGCAGAGGTCCCTGCAGCAGCCGCTGCCCCTCCCCCAACGCCGGCCGCCGTCCCTGTCGCCGTACCCCCCGTGGCAGCACAAGCCAAACCTTGTACGTTGTCTGCTGCTGTTATAAACAAACATTTCATTCATGTTAACTTTAGTGGAATGATAAAAACATTTAAGTGGGGTTGGGGTCTCACTTaaacttatatatttttttgcataaTAAAGTattttttccctctctttctagtTTCTGCGGTCAAGCCCACTGCAGCAGCACCAgcaccaccagcagcagcagcccaCGGAGCCAGGACAGAGAGCAGGGTACGACCTCTCTACACCAGGCCAGCTTCAGGCCAACACTCCCATACTGACAGAGCGAGATGAAATAGCAGGGATAAAGCCTTAGGCTGGTTTCTAACCAAGACAAGTGTCTTACTCTCGTTTATTGAGAAGGGAGAAAAAAACGTACAGATGCGTCCAATCAACAACCAACCGATTTTGTCTCGTTATTCGTTCCAGGTAAAGATGAATCGTATGAGGCTGAGGATCGCCCAGCGACTGAAGGAGGCTCAGCAGACCTGTGCCATGCTCACCACCTTCAACGAGATAGACATGAGGTGAGACGATGCAACACAATGCTGCTGTTGATGTGCGATAGAATATCACTTTATTCATCCCAGAAGGCCCAGTGTTTTCACGGATGCACATGCCACCATACAGATGCATATACATAGACACTTCAAAATGGCTGCCACCATACAGATACATAGACACTTCAAAATGGCTGCCACCATACAGATACATAGACACTTCAAAATGGCTGCCACCATACAGATACATAGACACTTCAAAATGGCTGCCACCATACAGATACATAGACACTTCAAAATGGCTGCCACCATACAGATACATAGACACTTCAAAATGGCATGTTTTCCAAAAAACGACACAGTAATTCCTCCAGGAGATGAGGAAAACCCCATAAAGATGCTTCCTACAGACACAGCCTGCTTTAACgcttcttctctccccctccctctgtagCAACATCCAGGAGATGAGGAAGCTCCATAAAGATGCTTTCTTGAAGAAACATAACATCAAGCTTGGCTTCATGTCGGCCTTCGTTAAGGCTTCAGCCCACGCTCTCATGGACCAGCCTTCTGTCAACGGAGGTTaagactctctctgtctttctcccaaCTAAGGTTTTTCCAGAAATCCTAGTTGGAAAATTCCCGGAATAAGCAACAAATCCGGAATCCTCGAACCAGGATTACTAGAAAAACTATGgaatttacaacaacaacaaaacatttcccCCGattgttaaatcaaatcaaatgtatttatatagcccttcttacatcagctgatgtctcaaagtgctgtacagaaacccagtctaaaaccccaaacagcaagcaatgcaggtgtagaagcacggtggctaggaaaaactccctagaaaggccaaaaccaagTGCAGGTGTAGAAGTTAACTCTGCTTCCAACACCACAGACACTTATTTCAACGGTTACATGTTAAAGTAACCTGGCTTTGATGAAGTTATGGTCTTCTGTTTATAGAAGGAAGCGTATACACATCAACTCATAATAGCTCTGAGACTTCTAACTCAATGTCTTTGCCAGAGAGCCCAGAATGCATTGGATTAAAACGGTAAATGCTATtgaagttttattttttattttttttgtgagAATGATTGCTATTTCTTCTCTTGCTCTTCCCAGTGATTGATGATACAACCAAAGAGATAGTTTACAGGGATTATGTCGACATCAGTGTGGCTGTGGCCACTCCGAAGGTAAGGCACAAAGGACATGTGACCTATACATTCTCTCTTAACTTAATTATGAACCTATATATATTTGTCATGTCTAGGCCTGTTGGTGGGAGGCGTGACCTAATCTATACATTGAattgttgtttttatttgattatttatttctGAGGGGCTGGAGCTCCTTGTCTCTGTGTGGGGTGTTGACTGGGTTGGTTGTCTGGCTCTGTTGGTGTTTTGACCACACAGGTCTGCAGTCTTTTGCTTGTATATGTGCTCCTCTTCACCAGGGACTGGTTGTACCGGTTATTCGCAACGTAGAGACCATGAACTTTGCTGACATTGAGAAAACCATCAACGGTCTGGGAGAGAAGGTAACCAAGCTTTGTCAGAATGGGATGAATGAGTCTCACTATAGTAAACATACGATACATCAGTTCATGATGTTGTGCTTTATCAATAATAATTATACAAAATAATAACAtacgccatttagcagacgcttttatccaaagtacaTACGTTTTACGTactggtggtcccgggaatcgaacccacaaccctggtgtttaCAAGCACCATGCTATACCAACTGAGGCACAGAGGGTGATTGCGTCACCTTGTGATAAACGGCACCAAGAAGTTTTAACGGAGATCCGTGAAAACAAAAagattcaaatccaaagtgccaACGTGATCCAATGTAGACTGTCGAGACATGGCCATTTACTCAATACAAATTATGGAACCATTTTAAAGTATCGAGACATGGCCATTTACTCAATACAATTTATGGAACCATTTTAAAGTATCGAGACATGGCCATTGTCCCCCCTGTGTTTTCTCCATGCTCGTAACAGTGAGCTGGCTGTGGAGAACTTTGAGGTTGAGCCttatacatactacctcaactaaccggtgcccctgcacattgactctgtaccgtaataccctgtatatagcctccacattgactctgtaccgtaataccctgtatatagccttcacattgactctgtaccggtaccccctgtatatagtctccacattgactctgtacagtaacaccctgtatatagcctccacattgactctgtaccgtaataccctgtatatagcatccacattgactctgtactgtaacaccctgtatatagtctccacattgactctgtacagtaacaccctgtatatagtctccacattgactctaccgtaataccctgtatatagcctccacattgactctgtaccgtaataccctgtatatagccttcacattgactctgtaccggtaccccctgtatatagtctccacattgactctgtacagtaacaccctgtatatagcctccacattgactctgtaccgtaataccctgtatatagcatccacattgactctgtactgtaacaccctgtatatagtctccacattgactctgtacagtaacaccctgtatatagtctccacattgactctaccgtaataccctgtatatagtctccacattgactctgtactgtaacaccctgtatatagtctccacattgactctgtaccgtaataccctgtatatagcatccacattgactctgtactgtaacaccctgtatatagtctccacattgactctgtacagtaacaccctgtatatagtctccacattgactctaccgtaataccctgtatatagtctccacattgactctgtactgtaacaccctgtatatagtctccacattgactctgtacagtaacaccctgtatatagtctccacattgactctgtaccgtaataccctgtatatagtctccacattgactctgtaccgtaataccctgtatatagcctccacattgactctgtaccggtaccccctgtatatagcctccacattgactctgtaccggcacccccctgtatatattgttattttatactgatcctctttaattacttgttacttttatctcttattcttatctcaaatttttgaaactgcactgttggttaggggcttgtaagtaagcatttcactgtaaggtctacacctgttgtatttagcgcaggtgactaataaagtttgatttgactcGTTTTATCACAACGTCAATATGATGACATCACCTCGTGATTTAAAGCTGCCAAGAAGTTCTTTCAAGAAAATCAATAAATGAAATGAAACGAATGGCATTGAATAATGACCAAACTCGCCTGTTGTGTTTTGTCCAGGCTCGTAATAATTTGCTGGCTGTGGAGGACATGGACGGAGGTACCTTCACCATCAGTAACGGGGGAGTGTTCGGTTCCATGTTCGGCACGCCCATCATCAACCCACCCCAGTCTGCCATCCTGGGCATGCACGGCATCTTCGACAGGCCTGTGGCCATCGGCGGCAAGGTGGGTCTCACCCTCAGTGCATTCCCGTCTGTATGTCAACAAGTTAAATTCATCTCCATCCAGAACTTGAATTGGATATTATTTTGAAGCCGAAGGCaaattttatacattttaattAACAGTTTCTGATGTCTGCTGTAtagttatttctctctctctctctctccatcaggtgGAGATCCGGCCCATGATGTACGTGGCTCTGACCTACGACCATCGGCTGGTCGACGGCAGAGAGGCAGTCACCTTCCTGCGTAAAGTCAAGTCTGTGGTGGAGGATCCCCGCGTTCTTCTGCTCGACATGTGATTCCAACCTTCCATCACTGCAGCGGGGCCACGTTCAGTAGGCACTAACGTTGTTGAGCAtttacaaatagcagtgttgttGACTCTCTTTTCTACCTCAGAGAGGTATGTGGTTGTACATAATGCTCCACAACGTTGTGTCCTGCTGAACACACCCCCAGCGATTTTTAAACATCGCTCGGCATCTGTATAAAACCAACCCATCCCAAAAACAAGCGACAGCCAAATCCATTGTTATTTACTTTAGGTTGAAGAGAGAGTCCTCGATCTGTTTTAAGTGACAAAGACATTATAGTTGGCTGAAAGGCACAGACAGATATGGGACTGGGGCTAAgagaaaatgtaatgttgagATTATTCACTTATTATTAGTTGGTTTCATTCACCAGTTTTTGCTCAGATTGAAATGTCAGATTGATTTAACATCATACAGTGTGTCACTGACTGAGATCAGACCTGGTCGGTTCCGTCTCGATATTAGACTGACTCTCTGATGAACCGACCAGGTCTGTTCTGTCTCAATATTAGACTGACTCTCTGATGAACCGACCAGGTCTGTTCTGTCTCGATATTAGACTGACTCTCTGATGAACCGACCAGGTCTGTTCTGTCTCAATATTAGACTGACTCTCTGATGAACCGACCAGGTCTGATCTGTCTCAATATTAGACTGACTCTCTAATGAACCGACCAGGTCTGTTCTGTCTCAATATTAGACTGACTCTCTGATGAACCGACCAGGTCTGTTCTGTCTCGATATTAGACTGACTGATGAACCGACCAGGTCTGTTCTGTGTCAATATTAGACTTTTCCATTCAAAGCACTTACATCAAGAAATGGTCACGTGCCAAAAAAGCGTCATGATTTTACGGTGTTCCTCTTAGCACCAGAGAGCTTTTCAATCATCTGTACATGTAGTCTATCCATGCTACCGATTTTAACGCCAAATTTGTGTTTTTAGCATTCTAGCCTAAAGAATTGCTCAGTCGGATACAAGATGAAGTCCATTCTAGATCGCCTGTTCTGTATGGCTGTCCCATGTCATGACTGTACTGTATGACTGTCCCATGTCCTGACTCTGTTCTGTATGGCTGTCCCATGTCATGACTCTGTTCTGTATGACTGTCCCATGTCATGGTTCTGTATGGCTGTCCCATGTCatgactgtactgtatgtctgtcccATGTCATGACTGTTCTGTATGACTTTCCCATGCCATGACTCTGTTCTGTATGGCTGTCCCATGTCATGGTTCTGTTCTGTATGACTGTCCCATGTCATGACTCTGTTCTGTATGACTGTCCCATGTCATGACTCTGTTCTGTATGGCTGTCCAATGTCATGGTTCTGTGTTTTGACAGTGCTATTCCTGGGGGTTGGTTAAAGGGTCACCTCTTCATGTCTAGTCTCATGGCTTCCCCTGTTGCAGGAACTTCTGCTGCATCTTTGGGATGACTGTCCACTGAGTGACATTGCTCCTCTCATCGAAACCACCGcaaacattgtttgcaaactaaaTGGCATCCGATTCACTATATTAGGGCACGACAAGTTTAGGGCTCCTATACAGGGAGTAGGCTTCCATTTCATACTCAGGCATTTCCACATTGTATTGAAGAGAAACCACCTCCCTCTggagagagttctgtcagtcCATGACAAGGCAACATGCAGTGTAACACCCGGACCAGTGTTCGGGTACAGTTTTCAAGTCGCACAATTTAGCAGCATGCACAATTGTATTTCATGAAGAACTCTTTTTCGTCGAACCCAGGAAGCAGATTCTCTATGTGCTGTATACAATACTTGTAACTTAATTTAAAGGAAACCATTTTAAACATCCCAGAGTTTTATGTACTTGTGgtttttttcttctcctctctgatCTTATCTAGTGTATTTCTAGCTTTCCCTACATGGATCACAGAACCCCCACTAGAGCAAGCAGCAGCACAGTGGCAAGGAAAAGGCAGATTGGTTTCAAACGCACACAACACATCTAATAACATGCAGGTGTTGTTTACAACAAAAAACATAAAAACAACCATGAAATACAGGATAGATGCATCATGGGTCGAAACGTTGCGCAATAAAACTGGGAGATTTTTTTTCAGTGTTCTGGTGTCGACTCTTTATTTCGTAAGGAAGAAACCTTATGAGGAACCAGTCAACCAGACGGCATGACTACCTTCTTAGTGGACTGGTAACGGGGTGTAATTAAAGGGGTATCTGCAGTTCAAATAATAACAAagcagaaccccccccccaaaaacactATTTTGGTAAACAACTGAgaaggctggagaaatgtaacccccCTCAaatacatagacagggctatggatgcaaggactgaccatcatgATATTCAAATTGTTTTTAAAGGGGCAGAGcagtaaaaaaatatgtatttgcctgtttaaaaaaataaaatttccACACAGGTTAAAATTACACTCTCAAATTGTGAAAATGGTCATTCCCTTTTTGTCTAAGAACTGATTAGAAAACAATTTCCTGGAATTTCTgcctgttcaggtgggatggaACTTTGGGCCCACATCATGACTTCACAATGTGATCCGATTATAATAGACCAATGACTGTTCATCTGGGTAAAGGGGGTGGTCTCTAGACCGTCCTATCAGCCAATTAGGGCTGTGTATGGAAATATCTTCCAATTTGTTTCCTAACGGCCACAcaatcagactgagcatttcCTGGGTCAAAGGAGACTCATGGAAATGTTCATAAAATAAACACAGTGATGaataaataatacaattacaAAGACTGCATGGGGGCTTTAACAATATTTTTTAGGCTATAGTTGTTTTTTTGCCATTGTTTTATTTCTATGAACAAGAGTGTAGTTTGGGTTCTgttggggtacgacagttgaactatgcTCACAAGGCAATTTATACGttgtattcttcaagaatcaattggTACGcacagagtataccaaacattaagaacacattttgCTGTCtgaacagactcaattcgtcggggacatggactctacaaggtgtcgaaagcattccacagggatgctggcccatgttgactccattgcttcccacagttgtgtcaagtttgctggatgtcctttgggtggtggaccattcttgatacactcgtgaaactgttgagtgtgaaaaacccagcagcgttgcagttcttgacacaaaccggtacgcctggcacctaccaccaCACCCTGTTCAAAGGCCCTTAAATctattgtcttgcccattcaccctctgaatggtacacatacacaatccacgtctcaaatattaaaaatccttctttaacccgtctccttcccttcatctacaccaattgaagtggatttaacaagtgacatcagtaaggggtcatagctttcacctggtcagtctgtcatggaaagagcaggtgttcttaatgttttgtacactctgtataTAATTCATTTAAAAGTCCAGAAATGAATGTAGAAATGACAGATTGGCCCTTAATAGGAAGCAGGAACAGAACGTTTTTGTTCCTTGCCGTGTCTGTCATTACACTGCTGTACTACACCCAGATGAATCCTAACCCAGAGATAGATCTGGGGCCCTATTCATTAAAGCACACTGTAGCGAAACCTTTTTCAACAGAAAGGGAAAACGAGCAGTTCTTATTGAGTCCTGATATTCCCTTCCTGGTTTAAtccgttttcttccgtttggtgtgTAATGACGACCACCCTGATCTTCTAAGCTAATTATCGTAGCGCTCTGCTGTTCTCTAGAAAGCCTCAGAATAATGGGCTCACCTCTCTAATAGCGAGTCTTGTGGGTTGCTTGGCCCGGGCCCTTCctcccctcttttcctcctctcttcacGGACGCTCCTCTCAAGTGCCTGCAGCTGCCTCCGTAAGGCGAGCGCTCCCCTCTACACTCTCTGTTTACTTTAATAATCATCGAGGACAATGGCTACTAATGGCTGCGTCTTTGTTTCTGTGCCAGCATCTACCATCCACAAACGTTTGAACAACGCCATTTGGAAggagaaaaaaaactaaacaCAAGTTCGTTCATTCGAAAtttcaataaaataaatt
This genomic interval carries:
- the LOC139555952 gene encoding dihydrolipoyllysine-residue succinyltransferase component of 2-oxoglutarate dehydrogenase complex, mitochondrial-like isoform X1 gives rise to the protein MLSHSRCLCRTLGRSLSALSQGNNVLAGRTPSGLSTGNRVVYGNSQLCESPSSIVVFYIRSFKTSAARRDEVVTVNTPPFSESITEGDIRWEKAVGDSVKEDEVVCEIETDKTSLQVPSPAAGVVTELLVPDGGRVEAGNPLFKLKKGAAAKAAPAAEVPAAAAAPPPTPAAVPVAVPPVAAQAKPFSAVKPTAAAPAPPAAAAHGARTESRVKMNRMRLRIAQRLKEAQQTCAMLTTFNEIDMSNIQEMRKLHKDAFLKKHNIKLGFMSAFVKASAHALMDQPSVNGVIDDTTKEIVYRDYVDISVAVATPKGLVVPVIRNVETMNFADIEKTINGLGEKARNNLLAVEDMDGGTFTISNGGVFGSMFGTPIINPPQSAILGMHGIFDRPVAIGGKVEIRPMMYVALTYDHRLVDGREAVTFLRKVKSVVEDPRVLLLDM
- the LOC139555952 gene encoding dihydrolipoyllysine-residue succinyltransferase component of 2-oxoglutarate dehydrogenase complex, mitochondrial-like isoform X3: MLSHSRCLCRTLGRSLSALSQGNNVLAGRTPSGLSTGNRVVYGNSQLCESPSSIVVFYIRSFKTSAARRDEVVTVNTPPFSESITEGDIRWEKAVGDSVKEDEVVCEIETDKTSLQVPSPAAGVVTELLVPDGGRVEAGNPLFKLKKGAAAAKAAPAAEVPAAAAAPPPTPAAVPVAVPPVAAQAKPFSAVKPTAAAPAPPAAAAHGARTESRVKMNRMRLRIAQRLKEAQQTCAMLTTFNEIDMSNIQEMRKLHKDAFLKKHNIKLGFMSAFVKASAHALMDQPSVNGVIDDTTKEIVYRDYVDISVAVATPKGLVVPVIRNVETMNFADIEKTINGLGEKARNNLLAVEDMDGGTFTISNGGVFGSMFGTPIINPPQSAILGMHGIFDRPVAIGGKVEIRPMMYVALTYDHRLVDGREAVTFLRKVKSVVEDPRVLLLDM
- the LOC139555952 gene encoding dihydrolipoyllysine-residue succinyltransferase component of 2-oxoglutarate dehydrogenase complex, mitochondrial-like isoform X2; the protein is MCWLEGLLQASPLATGLSTGTVSYVSLRPQLLSSTLDPSRRLQHVGMKLSPSTPLRSLSRSQKGTSAVGDSVKEDEVVCEIETDKTSLQVPSPAAGVVTELLVPDGGRVEAGNPLFKLKKGAAAAKAAPAAEVPAAAAAPPPTPAAVPVAVPPVAAQAKPFSAVKPTAAAPAPPAAAAHGARTESRVKMNRMRLRIAQRLKEAQQTCAMLTTFNEIDMSNIQEMRKLHKDAFLKKHNIKLGFMSAFVKASAHALMDQPSVNGVIDDTTKEIVYRDYVDISVAVATPKGLVVPVIRNVETMNFADIEKTINGLGEKARNNLLAVEDMDGGTFTISNGGVFGSMFGTPIINPPQSAILGMHGIFDRPVAIGGKVEIRPMMYVALTYDHRLVDGREAVTFLRKVKSVVEDPRVLLLDM